A window of the Xiashengella succiniciproducens genome harbors these coding sequences:
- a CDS encoding alkaline phosphatase: MRALSLFLSIAVLSLSCACGQSQTSTTDPKYVFENPAPHTPVVLPDEVEFASSPKNIILLIGDGMGVAQVYSALTANQGQLNLVHMKNVGFSQTQSADNYTTDSAAGGTALATGQRVKNGVVAMDENGNPVKSILYLSEENNKATGLVSTSAITHATPASFIAHQPSREMYEAIAADFVGSGIDIFIGGGRNNFAKRKDGRNLLEELQNLNYKVFNSLEEAASEDSAPMAILTADEHNPSYPERGDMLPDATNKAIEVLKNNENGFFLMVEGSRIDWGGHANNISEVVLETLDFDRAIGVALAFAAENKETLVIVTADHETGGLTIDKGDISKGKVSAKFASTDHTAVMVPVFAYGPGAELFGGILKNTDIFNNMVKAFSFEPVAAE; the protein is encoded by the coding sequence ATGAGAGCACTTTCACTATTTCTTTCGATTGCAGTCCTGAGCTTAAGCTGCGCTTGCGGACAATCACAAACCTCAACAACCGATCCAAAATACGTATTTGAAAACCCAGCACCTCATACGCCTGTAGTTCTGCCAGATGAAGTAGAGTTCGCATCATCTCCAAAGAACATAATTCTACTTATTGGAGACGGAATGGGTGTAGCTCAGGTGTACTCAGCACTAACAGCAAACCAAGGACAGCTTAACCTGGTTCACATGAAGAATGTAGGTTTCAGCCAGACTCAAAGTGCTGACAATTACACTACAGACTCGGCAGCTGGTGGAACAGCTTTAGCAACTGGCCAGAGGGTAAAAAACGGGGTGGTTGCAATGGATGAAAATGGTAATCCTGTCAAGTCCATCCTTTACCTGAGTGAAGAAAACAACAAGGCAACAGGACTGGTATCCACATCTGCCATTACGCATGCGACTCCTGCTTCCTTCATTGCTCATCAGCCTAGCAGAGAGATGTATGAAGCAATTGCTGCCGATTTTGTAGGTAGCGGAATAGACATTTTCATCGGTGGTGGCCGTAATAATTTCGCAAAGAGGAAGGATGGGCGCAACCTACTTGAAGAGTTGCAGAACCTAAACTACAAGGTTTTCAACTCTCTGGAAGAAGCAGCCTCCGAAGACTCTGCTCCCATGGCAATACTCACCGCAGACGAGCATAATCCTTCCTATCCTGAGCGTGGCGATATGCTTCCTGATGCCACCAATAAGGCTATTGAAGTATTGAAAAACAACGAAAACGGTTTCTTCCTAATGGTTGAAGGATCACGTATAGACTGGGGCGGACACGCCAATAACATATCAGAGGTTGTGTTGGAAACCCTGGATTTTGACCGCGCAATTGGAGTTGCTCTTGCTTTTGCAGCCGAAAACAAAGAGACTCTTGTAATTGTAACCGCAGACCATGAAACAGGCGGTCTTACAATCGACAAAGGTGACATTTCTAAAGGTAAGGTAAGCGCCAAATTTGCATCAACGGACCACACTGCTGTTATGGTTCCAGTATTTGCCTATGGCCCGGGTGCCGAACTCTTTGGTGGTATTCTAAAGAACACTGATATATTCAACAATATGGTTAAGGCTTTTAGCTTTGAACCAGTTGCAGCTGAATAA